One segment of Methanobacterium formicicum DSM 3637 DNA contains the following:
- a CDS encoding glycosyltransferase family 4 protein, giving the protein MKIAVFHNLPSGGAKRALYNNVDFLAKNHEVDVFIPSTANEDYLPLKDIVDNLNIFEVKNTIPGFFVSALKYFPDTIPITDLEKTQKNIAEAVNKGDYDVVLCEQDRHTMAPFFLKYIKKPHVYYCQQTFLFRNEISRILFEKAGLRTTNNLGSFRLKLYGSRMISLDRKLSEYSKYTVVNSFFSHEAILKSYAQNSFVSYLGVDTDLFRPIEIPKENFVLSVGQCLPEKGFDFIIKSLAKIESAIRPELIIVSDQGNIPWKEYLVNLASQLDVKIKMLSLISDDELVLLYNQAKIVVYASYLEPFGLVPVEAMSCGTPVVAVKEGGVRESVIHDYTGILTDRDEVLFSKEISKLLLDPSKIEKLSENSIKVVNNFWTFENSGKRLLNHLNRAMDFSDE; this is encoded by the coding sequence ATGAAAATAGCAGTTTTCCATAATCTACCTTCAGGAGGGGCAAAAAGGGCATTGTATAATAATGTAGATTTTTTGGCTAAAAACCACGAAGTTGATGTTTTTATCCCCTCAACTGCAAATGAAGATTATTTACCCTTGAAAGATATTGTAGATAACTTAAATATTTTTGAGGTAAAAAATACTATTCCTGGTTTTTTTGTTTCAGCTTTGAAATATTTTCCGGATACAATTCCTATAACTGACCTTGAAAAAACCCAAAAGAACATTGCAGAAGCTGTAAATAAAGGAGATTATGATGTGGTACTTTGTGAACAAGACAGGCACACTATGGCACCTTTCTTTTTGAAATACATTAAAAAACCACATGTTTATTACTGTCAACAAACGTTCCTTTTCCGCAATGAAATTTCCAGAATTCTTTTTGAAAAAGCTGGTTTAAGAACAACGAACAATTTAGGAAGTTTCCGTTTAAAACTTTACGGTTCCCGTATGATCTCCCTTGACCGGAAACTCTCAGAATACTCCAAATATACAGTTGTCAATTCTTTTTTTTCACATGAAGCTATTCTAAAAAGTTATGCTCAAAATTCATTTGTTTCATATTTGGGAGTTGACACAGATTTATTTAGACCCATTGAGATTCCTAAAGAAAATTTTGTACTATCAGTGGGGCAATGCCTACCTGAAAAAGGCTTTGATTTTATTATTAAATCTTTAGCAAAAATTGAATCTGCAATACGCCCAGAACTAATAATTGTATCCGATCAGGGAAATATTCCCTGGAAAGAATATTTAGTAAATTTGGCAAGTCAATTGGATGTTAAAATAAAAATGTTAAGTTTAATCAGTGATGATGAATTAGTCTTACTGTACAATCAGGCAAAGATAGTGGTTTATGCATCCTATCTTGAACCTTTCGGTTTAGTTCCAGTAGAAGCAATGAGCTGTGGAACTCCAGTTGTTGCTGTGAAAGAAGGTGGGGTACGTGAAAGTGTTATTCATGATTATACTGGAATTCTCACAGACAGAGATGAAGTATTATTTTCTAAAGAAATCTCTAAACTACTTTTAGATCCTAGCAAAATTGAAAAATTATCTGAAAATTCAATTAAGGTTGTTAATAATTTTTGGACCTTTGAAAATTCTGGAAAAAGATTATTAAATCATTTAAACCGTGCTATGGATTTTTCCGATGAGTAG
- a CDS encoding flavodoxin family protein, which yields MVKIIGIVGSPRSNGNTENLVKEALQSAKDAGAEIELIKLGNAEIEPCIACDICKATGECAIYDDMGGILEKIRESHGLIIGSPVYFGSVTSQLKMLIDRSRPLRMDFKLKNKVGGAIAVGGSRNGGQETTISTIHDFLLIHDVIIVGDGAPLAHYGGTGVGSAKEASESDEVGLQTSRNLGKRVAELAMKINEN from the coding sequence TTGGTCAAGATCATTGGAATTGTGGGAAGTCCCCGTAGTAATGGTAACACTGAAAATCTGGTAAAAGAAGCTCTTCAATCTGCTAAAGATGCTGGAGCCGAGATAGAACTCATAAAATTGGGAAATGCTGAAATTGAACCATGTATTGCCTGTGACATATGTAAAGCAACTGGAGAATGTGCTATATATGATGATATGGGTGGAATACTGGAAAAAATAAGGGAGTCCCATGGGCTGATCATTGGTAGTCCTGTTTACTTTGGTAGTGTTACTTCTCAGCTAAAAATGTTAATAGACAGGTCAAGACCTCTCCGTATGGATTTCAAATTGAAAAATAAGGTTGGTGGTGCAATTGCTGTTGGAGGATCACGTAACGGTGGTCAAGAAACTACAATATCTACTATCCACGACTTTCTACTGATCCATGATGTTATAATAGTTGGGGATGGTGCTCCCCTGGCTCACTATGGTGGAACTGGAGTTGGAAGTGCCAAAGAAGCCTCAGAAAGTGATGAAGTGGGCCTTCAAACCTCTCGTAACCTGGGTAAAAGAGTAGCAGAACTGGCCATGAAAATCAATGAAAATTAA
- a CDS encoding MnmC family methyltransferase: MENNKNSFYTPLTPEERAMDIVREWSLKENKGDKNARKWAKSKIKDYLVETSDGTYTLQSEEINESRETMHTTHGAFREAREKFAKPANLRDKKNIAILDICSGLGVNAAAALEQVLDLLGEGKIEQVKMDLVEISWEVLAATLLIPDPSKDNPSKDNPSKDNPSKDNPSKDNPSKDNPSKDNPSNPHSIEAYRIIRKAIENYLITSGVLSFSHEMKEIPSSVDIRLHCEDARKMIMELPETQCYDAVFLDPFSPHKSPELYSQEFLAKLGNSLKKEGVILTYTSAAPVRYALIDTGLEIGEGPALGRSGGTIASFTLNRIPKSLNQSDERMIALSDAGIPFRDPDLNSSTDEIIEKRQLERMALRGHYKMASTVKSPVYLASDLEDMKIKRRVLKHLEKFNINELNSLKARYLVCPQFSNCICCCGQKGNSSSRERIKEMEKRLKIVAKGNFKDE, encoded by the coding sequence ATGGAAAATAACAAAAATTCATTTTACACTCCTTTGACCCCTGAAGAAAGGGCCATGGACATAGTTAGGGAATGGTCATTAAAAGAGAACAAAGGAGATAAAAATGCACGTAAATGGGCTAAATCAAAAATTAAAGATTATCTGGTGGAGACCTCCGATGGTACTTACACTTTGCAGTCTGAAGAGATAAATGAGTCTCGAGAAACAATGCACACTACTCATGGTGCCTTTCGAGAGGCCCGTGAGAAATTCGCTAAACCCGCAAATCTAAGGGATAAGAAAAACATTGCAATTCTGGATATTTGCAGTGGGCTGGGTGTTAATGCAGCGGCAGCTTTGGAACAGGTTCTGGACCTTCTGGGGGAAGGTAAGATAGAACAGGTGAAGATGGATCTGGTGGAAATATCATGGGAAGTTTTAGCTGCAACTCTCTTAATACCAGATCCTTCAAAAGATAATCCTTCAAAAGATAATCCTTCAAAAGATAATCCTTCAAAAGATAATCCTTCAAAAGATAATCCTTCAAAAGATAATCCCTCAAAAGATAATCCCTCAAATCCTCATTCAATAGAAGCCTATCGCATAATTCGAAAAGCCATAGAAAATTACTTAATAACTTCAGGAGTCCTGTCATTTTCACACGAGATGAAAGAAATTCCATCCAGTGTGGATATCCGTTTGCACTGTGAGGATGCTAGGAAAATGATTATGGAACTTCCAGAAACCCAGTGTTATGATGCCGTATTTTTGGACCCTTTCAGTCCTCATAAATCGCCCGAGCTTTACAGCCAAGAATTTTTAGCTAAACTTGGAAACTCACTTAAAAAAGAGGGGGTTATTTTAACCTACACTTCTGCAGCTCCAGTGCGCTACGCACTCATTGATACTGGTCTGGAAATAGGAGAAGGACCTGCTTTGGGAAGAAGTGGTGGAACTATTGCTTCTTTCACATTAAACAGAATTCCCAAATCTTTGAACCAAAGCGATGAGCGCATGATTGCCCTATCTGATGCTGGAATTCCCTTTAGGGATCCGGATCTAAACTCTTCAACTGATGAAATAATTGAAAAAAGACAGCTTGAGAGGATGGCTTTAAGAGGCCACTATAAAATGGCATCAACCGTTAAATCACCGGTTTATCTGGCCAGTGATCTGGAGGATATGAAAATTAAAAGACGGGTGCTCAAACATCTGGAAAAATTCAATATTAATGAATTAAATTCATTAAAAGCTCGTTATCTGGTGTGTCCCCAGTTTTCAAATTGTATATGTTGCTGTGGTCAGAAGGGTAATTCCAGTTCCAGAGAAAGAATCAAAGAGATGGAGAAAAGATTAAAGATAGTAGCTAAGGGTAATTTTAAAGATGAGTAA
- a CDS encoding flippase, producing MNTTQKIAKNTSLLLISQVLSFLLAFFYTLNYANYLGAAGFGIISAALALAGILTIFTDLGLTTLTVREVARDKSLASKYIGNITIIKLIFSIVTLIATFIIVQLFVHDQQSSTVIYIITTALIFGVISGTFSAAFQAYQKMEYQSIATVLYSILMFAGIYIAIYYNSNILAFAMVFLIINFLILLFNIAICLWKFVVPRFELDLKLWKSLIIESYPLAVSSIFAVIAFKIDTIMLSFLAGDVSTGLYSAAYKLLEALMFIPSVYATAILPVFSKFHIDSRESLQFSYYKSFKYLSMLGIPIAVGTTLLANEIILLLFQSGYIQAIPILQILIWAIPIIFVSYVIGASIISINRQHETMRISFICMLLNVILNLIFIPKYGYIGAAVVTVITELSLFLFYYHLISKYLCKIKLRKVLLKPIIASFIMALSIILIKTIMVKVNLWVIIIIATITYFAVLILLKSFTKSDKEIFKDIRGKYMDK from the coding sequence ATGAACACTACTCAAAAAATTGCCAAAAATACAAGTCTGCTCCTCATATCCCAGGTATTAAGTTTCTTATTAGCCTTCTTCTACACACTCAACTATGCAAATTATCTGGGAGCAGCTGGTTTTGGGATAATTTCTGCAGCTTTAGCTTTAGCTGGAATATTAACCATATTTACTGACCTTGGCTTAACCACTTTAACAGTTCGTGAAGTAGCAAGGGACAAATCTCTTGCCAGCAAATATATTGGTAACATAACTATAATAAAGCTAATTTTCTCCATCGTTACTTTAATAGCGACTTTTATAATAGTGCAGTTATTTGTACACGATCAGCAATCATCCACTGTCATATACATTATTACTACAGCTCTAATTTTCGGTGTAATATCTGGAACATTCAGCGCAGCATTTCAGGCCTACCAAAAAATGGAGTACCAATCAATAGCAACGGTACTTTACAGTATTCTAATGTTTGCAGGGATTTATATCGCGATTTATTATAATTCAAACATTTTAGCCTTTGCAATGGTCTTTTTAATCATTAACTTCCTCATTTTACTCTTCAATATTGCTATTTGTCTTTGGAAATTTGTGGTTCCCCGTTTCGAGCTGGATTTGAAACTATGGAAATCATTGATCATTGAATCATATCCCCTTGCTGTGTCCAGTATTTTTGCAGTGATTGCTTTTAAAATTGACACAATAATGCTCTCTTTTTTAGCAGGGGATGTTTCCACAGGACTTTACAGTGCTGCTTATAAATTATTAGAAGCTTTAATGTTTATTCCTTCAGTTTATGCCACTGCCATACTTCCAGTATTCTCTAAGTTCCATATTGATTCTCGAGAATCTTTGCAATTCTCTTATTATAAATCTTTCAAATATTTGAGCATGCTAGGAATTCCAATAGCAGTTGGGACAACCCTTTTAGCTAATGAGATCATTTTATTATTGTTCCAATCAGGTTACATCCAGGCAATACCCATACTCCAGATATTAATATGGGCCATACCCATAATATTCGTGAGCTATGTCATAGGAGCCTCAATAATATCAATAAACAGGCAGCACGAGACTATGAGAATAAGTTTTATTTGTATGCTGCTAAATGTTATATTAAACCTCATTTTTATTCCTAAATATGGTTATATTGGCGCGGCAGTAGTAACTGTAATTACAGAATTGTCTTTATTCCTGTTTTATTACCATTTAATCTCCAAATATTTATGCAAAATTAAACTGCGTAAAGTTCTCCTGAAACCAATTATAGCCAGCTTTATCATGGCATTGTCCATTATATTGATTAAAACCATCATGGTTAAAGTTAATCTGTGGGTAATTATAATAATTGCCACCATAACCTACTTTGCAGTTTTAATTCTCCTTAAATCATTCACTAAAAGTGATAAAGAAATATTTAAGGACATACGTGGCAAATATATGGATAAATAA
- a CDS encoding glycosyltransferase family 2 protein: MKDTKPLEKLSEKQKGISIVLPAYNEEKTIKEVMEELIDIGFNLIVVDDGSTDNTYQVSLNFLKKYPSQVSLYRHLINRGLGATLRTGIEAALTHDSTIIITFDADGQHHSQDILPICQPLIHDEADVVIGKRNFNEMPFHKKFGNVVMNLITLIFYGKNVEDSQSGLRAFNRKAAGLMELHSRDYGVSSEIIGEVGRKHLRMVEVPITTIYTDYSLSKGTNTRVGLKILARLIRNVFK; encoded by the coding sequence TTGAAAGACACCAAACCCCTTGAAAAATTATCAGAGAAACAAAAAGGCATATCCATAGTGCTACCTGCTTACAATGAAGAAAAAACCATTAAAGAGGTTATGGAAGAATTGATTGATATTGGTTTTAATCTGATTGTGGTTGATGATGGTTCCACTGATAACACCTACCAGGTTTCCCTGAATTTTTTAAAGAAGTATCCATCCCAGGTAAGTTTATACCGGCATCTTATTAACAGAGGATTGGGAGCAACCCTGAGAACCGGAATTGAAGCTGCACTTACCCATGACTCTACTATAATCATTACCTTTGATGCTGATGGTCAACATCATTCTCAGGATATTCTACCCATCTGCCAGCCCCTGATTCATGATGAAGCAGATGTAGTGATTGGGAAGAGGAACTTCAATGAAATGCCATTCCATAAGAAGTTCGGGAACGTGGTGATGAACTTAATCACTCTTATTTTTTATGGAAAGAATGTTGAGGATTCCCAATCGGGTCTCCGTGCATTTAACAGGAAAGCAGCCGGTTTAATGGAACTCCACTCCCGAGATTACGGAGTTTCTTCCGAGATAATTGGAGAAGTAGGGCGAAAACATCTGCGCATGGTCGAAGTGCCCATAACCACTATTTACACTGACTATTCCCTCTCTAAGGGTACTAACACCAGGGTGGGTTTAAAAATATTGGCCAGGCTAATTAGAAATGTTTTCAAATAA
- a CDS encoding DUF2304 domain-containing protein: MILYQYIGIIIGIIGILITFMRFKDAKMSFNMLIVWIVIWLLLIIFSIDPDTTSALASITGIGRGLDLILIIGLIGCYYFIFKIYNLIENVEGEISSLVREIALERGKTKDKHKNISHEDSQEK, encoded by the coding sequence ATGATATTGTACCAGTACATAGGAATAATTATAGGGATAATTGGAATATTAATAACTTTTATGAGGTTTAAAGACGCAAAAATGTCTTTTAACATGTTAATAGTATGGATTGTTATCTGGTTACTTTTAATTATCTTTTCAATCGATCCTGACACCACATCAGCCCTGGCCAGTATAACTGGAATCGGAAGAGGTTTAGACCTTATCCTAATTATAGGACTCATAGGCTGTTATTATTTTATATTCAAAATATACAACCTTATTGAAAATGTTGAAGGGGAAATAAGCAGTTTAGTCCGGGAGATAGCGTTGGAAAGAGGCAAAACAAAAGATAAACATAAAAATATTTCTCATGAAGATTCACAAGAAAAATAA
- a CDS encoding glycosyltransferase family 2 protein, producing MKISIIINTFNEEKNIKNCLESVKWADEIIIVDMYSEDNTVDIARKYTDKIFFFKRMGYADPARQFALEKASNEWILVVDADELVPLKLVNKLHEIIEKDCGDVIYIPRNNYFAGKQIHNMGWGALDDLQPRFFKRKYLNFGEKIHDFYNINEDARIYKITDPHEGFIHFSYLDFEDYIDRLNKYTSIESKNIFENEEKQNQQKNIISLLFRLLNVFFSNYIRQKAYKDGFRGLSLSLLAVIYNLTVYLKLTLMEEYNTIDTREKVRDEYLKIVDKLLLEYTKK from the coding sequence ATGAAAATATCAATTATCATAAACACTTTTAACGAAGAAAAAAATATTAAAAACTGTTTAGAGTCTGTAAAATGGGCTGATGAGATAATTATAGTGGATATGTACAGTGAGGATAATACTGTTGACATAGCCAGGAAATACACTGATAAAATTTTCTTCTTTAAGAGAATGGGTTATGCAGATCCTGCGCGGCAATTTGCATTAGAAAAAGCTTCAAATGAATGGATACTTGTTGTAGATGCTGATGAGTTAGTACCACTCAAATTAGTGAATAAATTACATGAAATAATAGAAAAAGATTGCGGTGATGTAATTTATATTCCTCGTAACAACTATTTTGCAGGCAAACAAATACATAATATGGGTTGGGGAGCTTTAGACGATTTACAACCACGTTTTTTCAAAAGGAAATACCTGAATTTTGGAGAAAAAATCCACGATTTTTACAATATAAATGAAGATGCCAGAATATATAAGATAACTGATCCCCACGAAGGATTCATTCACTTCAGTTACCTAGATTTTGAAGATTATATTGATCGCCTTAATAAGTACACATCCATAGAATCTAAAAATATATTTGAAAACGAAGAAAAACAAAATCAACAAAAAAACATTATATCACTGTTATTTAGATTATTAAATGTTTTTTTTAGTAATTATATACGCCAGAAAGCATATAAAGATGGTTTTAGAGGGCTTTCTCTCAGTTTATTAGCGGTTATTTATAATTTAACTGTTTATTTAAAGTTAACCTTGATGGAAGAATACAATACAATCGATACCCGGGAAAAAGTAAGAGATGAATACTTAAAAATCGTTGATAAACTCCTTTTGGAATATACTAAAAAATAA
- a CDS encoding nascent polypeptide-associated complex protein: MLPGAGMNPKQLKQMQRAMKQMGMDTKDVKGVTEVIIKFKNKELIITNPKVNLMNFMGQDTYQISGKSTERAIETELIIPDDDVDLVATQTGVSQEEARKALEETGGDLAEAILRLS; the protein is encoded by the coding sequence ATGTTACCTGGCGCAGGAATGAACCCCAAACAATTAAAACAAATGCAAAGAGCCATGAAACAGATGGGCATGGACACGAAAGATGTTAAAGGTGTCACTGAAGTTATCATTAAATTTAAAAATAAAGAACTGATAATCACTAATCCCAAGGTTAACCTCATGAACTTCATGGGTCAGGATACCTATCAGATATCTGGAAAAAGCACAGAAAGAGCAATTGAAACTGAACTTATAATACCCGATGATGATGTGGACCTGGTGGCCACCCAGACCGGGGTCAGTCAGGAAGAAGCTAGAAAAGCCCTGGAAGAGACTGGTGGTGACCTGGCTGAGGCTATCCTGAGGTTAAGTTAA
- a CDS encoding glycosyltransferase family 1 protein, with product MKVGILSWSIDRSRTGVDNYLYSLLNEMHKLGYSKNIDLIHHKKNNDPIYNEFNEILIPKIPLLTNTIGMPLAVKNSGVDILHFPFHWINQTTPFFINYGVKKILTIHDLTPILFPEMFKFHIGRSWAFLLNIIKKKVDFIIVDSYNTREDCIKYLGIPENKIGVTHLAADSRYCPLKDNFKEDLKRDYNINYNFILHVGTVEARKNITSILKSLYKIKKRGLDYKLVNIGAMGWKHENVLEEIQKLNLQDDVIFPGYVPDDDLIKFYNAADLLVYPSFYEGFGLPPLEAMACGTPVITSNTSSLPEVVGEAGIMVDPLDVDALTESIYQVLTNPNLQKDMQKNGLERSKMFTWEKTAKKTWKIYEMINEI from the coding sequence ATGAAAGTCGGTATTCTTTCGTGGAGCATTGATAGATCAAGAACAGGTGTAGATAACTATCTCTACAGTCTTCTGAATGAAATGCATAAACTGGGTTATTCAAAAAATATAGATTTAATTCATCATAAAAAAAACAATGATCCCATATATAATGAATTTAATGAAATATTGATACCTAAAATACCATTATTAACCAACACAATAGGTATGCCTCTGGCAGTGAAAAATTCTGGGGTAGATATCTTGCATTTCCCGTTCCATTGGATCAACCAGACTACTCCTTTTTTTATTAATTATGGTGTAAAAAAAATTCTGACAATACATGATTTAACTCCAATCCTTTTTCCAGAAATGTTTAAATTTCATATTGGACGTTCATGGGCCTTTCTATTGAATATTATCAAGAAAAAAGTGGATTTCATAATAGTTGACTCTTATAATACTCGTGAAGATTGTATCAAATATCTTGGCATTCCTGAAAATAAAATAGGAGTAACCCACCTTGCAGCTGATTCGAGATATTGCCCCTTAAAAGATAATTTTAAAGAAGATTTGAAAAGAGACTACAACATCAATTACAATTTCATTTTACATGTTGGCACAGTTGAAGCCAGGAAAAATATCACATCTATCTTAAAATCCCTTTATAAGATAAAAAAGAGGGGATTGGATTATAAATTAGTGAACATAGGTGCAATGGGCTGGAAACATGAAAATGTACTGGAAGAAATTCAAAAATTAAATCTTCAAGATGATGTGATATTTCCAGGTTATGTTCCTGATGATGACCTCATTAAGTTTTATAATGCAGCTGATTTGCTGGTGTATCCTTCTTTCTATGAAGGTTTTGGTTTGCCTCCATTGGAGGCCATGGCTTGTGGCACTCCTGTAATAACATCTAACACTTCTTCACTGCCTGAGGTTGTGGGAGAGGCAGGAATCATGGTAGATCCCCTGGATGTAGATGCTTTAACTGAATCAATTTATCAAGTTTTAACAAATCCTAATTTGCAGAAGGATATGCAGAAGAATGGGTTGGAAAGGTCTAAAATGTTTACTTGGGAAAAAACTGCCAAAAAAACATGGAAAATATATGAAATGATAAACGAGATTTAA
- the tgtA gene encoding tRNA guanosine(15) transglycosylase TgtA, whose product MSFEIKYKDARGRVGTLKTPHGTIKTPALMPVIHPGKQTLQVADYGAEVVITNAYLIYKNEDLREIALNEGVHELIDFPGPIITDSGSFQLSVYGDVQVSNQEIIEFQEKIGTDIGTSLDIPTPPSVKRERAERELEITLQRAIESLEVRDELMLNSVVQGSTFPDLRSKCADALGEMDFQVHPIGAVVPLMESYRYKELVEVVMASVSHLPDSRPRHLMGAGHPMIFALAVAMGCDLFDSAAYILYAEADRLLMPNGTLKLENLYEMPCSCEVCTNYTPEQLRQMEKPERSKLLAIHNLRISFAEMRMIRQAIVEGSLWELVEQRCRAHPFLLEALRTLKNYSEDLEKYDPPYKKSAFFYTGPESLHRPEVYRHLKKMKQTPPKKSVLLLPRSGKPYSERLYDIPERFYRVIRQQESLDQLEDMQVTVVDVPFGVIPLELDQVYPLAQNESPDSYDEDSLKMVRNILSDYLEGFDQVIISEEVVEAFSLNKKYPLEEYHFPQPLNIVVNEQERIKMIADYQFGAGSGEGLFSGDVKIVKSRKTGKIRHVYDDEELIATLRASDGVFVLAREGARRLHRYLPYPKNRVVVNEDAEPFAREGKSIFAKFVINCDIDIHAKEEVLIVNEQDQLLAFGKSILNGREILDFNTGQAVKTRKGGF is encoded by the coding sequence TTGAGCTTTGAAATAAAATATAAAGATGCAAGGGGCCGAGTAGGGACCCTGAAAACACCCCATGGAACCATAAAAACCCCAGCACTCATGCCAGTTATACACCCGGGAAAACAAACCCTCCAGGTTGCTGATTACGGGGCAGAGGTTGTGATCACCAATGCCTACCTCATCTATAAAAATGAGGATCTAAGGGAAATAGCACTTAACGAAGGTGTTCATGAATTAATTGATTTTCCAGGACCAATAATCACAGATTCTGGATCATTCCAGCTCTCTGTTTATGGGGATGTTCAGGTTTCCAATCAGGAAATAATTGAGTTTCAGGAAAAAATAGGAACAGACATTGGAACATCTCTGGATATACCCACCCCTCCATCAGTTAAACGTGAACGTGCAGAGAGAGAACTGGAAATCACACTCCAGAGAGCAATTGAATCACTGGAAGTCCGGGATGAATTAATGCTTAACTCAGTGGTGCAGGGCTCTACCTTCCCTGACCTGCGCAGCAAGTGTGCTGATGCACTGGGAGAAATGGATTTCCAGGTCCATCCCATTGGAGCGGTGGTTCCACTCATGGAATCCTACCGTTATAAAGAGTTAGTGGAAGTGGTCATGGCATCGGTAAGTCATCTACCAGATTCACGACCCCGCCATCTTATGGGTGCCGGTCACCCCATGATATTTGCCCTGGCAGTGGCCATGGGATGTGACCTGTTTGACTCTGCAGCCTACATTCTTTATGCAGAGGCTGACCGTCTTTTAATGCCCAATGGAACATTAAAACTTGAAAACCTCTATGAAATGCCATGCTCATGTGAAGTGTGCACCAATTACACTCCAGAACAGTTGCGGCAGATGGAAAAACCCGAAAGATCCAAATTACTGGCCATACATAATTTAAGGATTAGTTTTGCTGAGATGAGAATGATCCGTCAGGCAATTGTTGAAGGAAGCCTCTGGGAACTGGTTGAACAACGTTGCCGTGCCCATCCATTCCTCCTGGAAGCACTGCGCACTCTTAAAAATTACTCCGAGGATCTGGAAAAATACGATCCTCCCTACAAAAAATCAGCATTCTTCTACACAGGCCCGGAATCCCTCCATCGTCCAGAGGTATACCGCCACCTGAAGAAGATGAAACAGACTCCTCCTAAAAAGAGTGTTTTACTTCTTCCCCGGAGCGGTAAACCTTATTCTGAACGTCTATATGATATTCCAGAAAGATTCTATCGAGTTATCCGTCAACAGGAAAGTCTTGATCAACTGGAAGATATGCAGGTAACTGTGGTTGATGTGCCATTTGGGGTGATCCCACTGGAACTGGATCAGGTATATCCACTGGCCCAGAATGAATCACCAGATAGTTACGATGAAGATTCACTTAAAATGGTTCGAAATATTCTTTCCGATTATCTGGAAGGCTTTGATCAGGTCATAATTAGTGAAGAGGTAGTGGAAGCATTCTCTCTCAACAAAAAATATCCACTGGAGGAATACCATTTCCCTCAACCATTAAATATTGTGGTAAATGAGCAGGAAAGAATAAAAATGATAGCTGATTACCAGTTCGGAGCAGGTTCAGGGGAAGGTCTTTTTAGTGGAGATGTGAAAATTGTTAAAAGCAGAAAGACAGGGAAAATACGTCATGTTTATGATGATGAAGAACTCATCGCCACTTTAAGGGCAAGTGATGGTGTTTTTGTACTGGCCAGGGAAGGTGCTCGCCGGTTGCACCGATACCTCCCCTACCCTAAAAACAGGGTGGTGGTTAATGAAGATGCGGAACCATTTGCCCGGGAAGGAAAAAGTATATTTGCTAAATTCGTTATAAATTGTGATATAGATATCCATGCAAAGGAAGAAGTTTTGATAGTAAATGAACAAGACCAACTCCTGGCCTTTGGAAAGTCAATATTAAACGGAAGAGAAATACTTGATTTTAACACAGGTCAAGCAGTAAAGACAAGAAAAGGAGGCTTTTAA